In the Eremothecium cymbalariae DBVPG#7215 chromosome 7, complete sequence genome, one interval contains:
- the CDC73 gene encoding Cdc73p (similar to Ashbya gossypii AER095W), translating into MKLTQLRNKLKTSSELKLLDENAQETDDISAAKDLKLDSETISLDELTDYKVEDVQLCLRVVVHCWLHKDSSAADYLADCQSKQLTNVSFLQRNDLIQWLSGESQVSQYIVEGDDEATAKNKAPVVVVPESEDDRVLKEIMLHERCLADHNSSLRGTKSRNFGYLIKEAELKIVHPLKASRRSKVAAGISKDAGARPSPATDPIILIPSAASSIFTISNIKQFLENSQYIHPKDLSTVKNDLTSVVKKFDRISRPIKFLIVNSTRLFTKPEYWNRVVAIFTTGHEWQFKNYQWSNPTDLFQRCKGYYFHFAGDVIPKHVDQWNVQKVELEKNKRFKDLEVLRFFWNTMEKELLARGYH; encoded by the coding sequence ATGAAGCTAACGCAGTTGAGGAATAAATTGAAAACCAGTTCTGAATTAAAGCTGTTAGACGAAAATGCTCAAGAAACAGATGATATTTCAGCCGCCAaggatttaaaattagaCTCTGAGACAATCTCCTTAGATGAGTTAACAGATTATAAGGTAGAGGATGTTCAGCTTTGCTTGCGAGTTGTTGTGCATTGCTGGTTGCATAAAGACTCAAGTGCAGCAGATTATCTAGCCGATTGTCAGTCGAAACAGCTGACAAATGTGTCCTTTTTGCAGAGAAATGATTTGATTCAATGGCTATCTGGTGAATCGCAAGTATCacaatatattgttgaaggGGATGATGAAGCGACCGCGAAGAACAAAGCTCCAGTAGTTGTTGTACCGGAGTCGGAGGACGATCGAGttttaaaagaaattatGTTGCATGAAAGATGTCTTGCTGACCATAACTCGTCACTGAGAGGAACGAAATCGAGGAATTTTGGGTATTTGATTAAAGAAGCTGAGCTCAAGATAGTACATCCCTTAAAAGCTAGTCGTCGGTCTAAGGTAGCTGCTGGCATTTCAAAGGATGCAGGAGCCCGCCCATCTCCAGCAACAGACCCCATTATTTTAATCCCATCGGCAGCTTCTTCCATTTTTACTATTTCGAACATTAAACAGTTTCTTGAAAATTCCCAGTATATACACCCAAAGGATCTTTCTACAgttaaaaatgatttaaCCTCTGTTGTGAAGAAGTTCGATCGAATCTCCAGACCcatcaagtttttgattgTCAATAGCACACGGCTGTTTACAAAACCGGAATATTGGAACCGTGTAGTTGCAATTTTTACCACAGGCCATGAATGGCAATTCAAGAACTATCAGTGGTCCAATCCAACTGACCTGTTCCAGCGTTGTAAGGGCTATTATTTCCATTTTGCAGGGGACGTAATCCCCAAACATGTAGACCAGTGGAACGTACAGAAAGTTGAGCTCGAGAAGAATAAGAGATTCAAAGACCTCGAAGTCTTGAGATTCTTCTGGAATACGATGGAGAAGGAGTTACTAGCGAGGGGATACCATTGA
- the DPH2 gene encoding 2-(3-amino-3-carboxypropyl)histidine synthase (similar to Ashbya gossypii AER097C) gives MSESPLVAPSLSTYQAEDAFAFHKYQEQNHNRSFYLGSDSGQSEDLCEHISSFYSVELLVDFFRQNPQYKRITLQFPDHLIMDSTLIVQLLQKALPNSSTNVLSAESQKDEGDPCSCNSKTPCSQVSEQPINRQIWVLADTAYSPCCVDEVACEHVNGDIVVHFGDACLNAVQRLPVLYCFGKPYTDLDKIVEKFQERYPDKETYVCLMADIPYSYHLKQLHSKLIDLGFANILSSDVNSKMLGAKATIIGKSADHSDEYLVHTLDNREIYSRTNLKIENDEYLQSTYELFHITMPDDPRLLFLTTKFKAVTVYHPDQNVLVQGPFPLMMRRYRSMHVARTASTIGILVNTLSLTNTRELLASLINLIRENGKKHYVFVVGKPNVAKLANFEAIDIWCILGCGQGGIIVDQANEFYRPIITPYELMLALQPEITWTGQWVVDFKNVLNQIDAASNTVPMDEGTSEEHMPEFDPVTGKYVSTSRPLRNIHHLNIEAPQEAADSKDSTALVKQFSGTMTIGSTVSTSAAYLQSRQWTGLGNDFKEDDDYEVDGATVVEGRTGVARGYQYDRTL, from the coding sequence aTGTCAGAATCGCCATTGGTAGCGCCCTCTTTATCTACTTATCAAGCTGAGGATGCCTTTGCTTTCCATAAATATCAAGAGCAGAACCATAATAGATCCTTTTACCTTGGGTCGGATTCTGGGCAATCGGAGGACTTATGCGAGcatatatcatcattttaTTCCGTCGAACTTTTAGTTGACTTCTTCAGGCAAAATCCACAATACAAAAGAATTACTTTACAATTTCCTGATCATTTGATTATGGACTCAACTTTGATTGTGCAACTATTACAGAAAGCGTTACCTAATAGCAGTACTAATGTTTTAAGCGCTGAATCACAGAAAGATGAAGGTGATCCATGCAGCTGTAACTCAAAAACACCGTGTAGTCAAGTCTCTGAACAACCAATAAACCGACAAATATGGGTTTTGGCGGACACAGCATATAGTCCGTGTTGTGTTGATGAGGTAGCGTGTGAACATGTGAATGGAGACATTGTCGTCCATTTCGGAGATGCATGTCTGAATGCTGTTCAAAGGCTTCCTGTCTTGTATTGCTTTGGGAAGCCTTATACTGATTTAGACAAAATAGTTGAGAAGTTTCAGGAGAGGTATCCTGATAAAGAAACATATGTGTGCCTGATGGCAGATATACCTTATTCATATCATCTAAAGCAGCTACATTCAAAGTTAATCGATTTGGGGTTTGCAAATATACTTTCATCAGATGTGAACTCAAAAATGTTAGGTGCAAAAGCTACCATAATTGGAAAATCTGCAGATCATTCTGATGAATATTTGGTGCATACACTAGATAATAGGGAAATTTACAGCAGAACTAATTTgaaaattgaaaatgatgagtACTTACAATCCACGTATGAGCTGTTTCATATAACTATGCCTGATGATCCTCGTCTCCTCTTTTTAACAACTAAATTCAAGGCCGTTACTGTATATCATCCAGATCAGAACGTCCTCGTTCAAGGGCCTTTTCCCCTAATGATGAGACGTTACCGTTCAATGCATGTTGCAAGAACGGCAAGTACAATTGGTATTCTCGTCAATACACTTTCCTTAACCAATACAAGAGAACTTCTGGCCTCACTAATTAACCTGATTCGGGAAAATGGCAAGAAACACTACGTTTTTGTGGTAGGTAAACCCAATGTAGCAAAACTTGCAAACTTCGAAGCCATCGACATATGGTGCATCTTGGGGTGTGGTCAGGGCGGTATTATCGTAGACCAAGCGAACGAATTCTACAGACCAATTATAACGCCATATGAGTTGATGTTAGCTCTGCAACCTGAAATTACCTGGACAGGCCAATGggttgttgattttaaaaatgttttaAATCAAATAGATGCAGCAAGTAACACAGTACCCATGGATGAAGGAACTTCAGAGGAACATATGCCTGAATTTGACCCAGTCACAGGTAAATATGTTAGCACCTCTAGGCCATTGAGGAACATTCATCATTTGAATATTGAAGCCCCCCAAGAAGCAGCTGACTCTAAAGATTCTACAGCACTAGTGAAACAATTTTCTGGCACCATGACTATTGGAAGCACAGTTTCTACATCTGCTGCTTACTTGCAATCCAGGCAATGGACAGGGCTTGGCAACGACTTTaaggaagatgatgattaCGAAGTAGATGGAGCTACCGTTGTAGAAGGCCGCACCGGTGTTGCTCGTGGATACCAATATGATAGAACATTgtaa
- the RPN13 gene encoding proteasome regulatory particle lid subunit RPN13 (similar to Ashbya gossypii AER100C) yields MMMELVFKAGTCDYDESSKICTPKAVKGLVSIKPCQDAEGFYEFLWRPLDRTTVRSHKPIELILIPGETKWVQLKSCETGRVFCLLFSSGEKYFFWLQQKHQGSEHVSELSVKDKEILEQIEGYLNFVEEEGDEANDQDVAMGDTQDVIADDTHNNGPDNGQHHDRSDGDEGNQGNSQESAQAGGQNDNQGNVHDDGEGKKQGTAQEKPAHQSSQL; encoded by the coding sequence atgatgatggaatTGGTGTTTAAGGCGGGTACTTGTGATTATGATgaaagttcaaaaatttgtaCTCCAAAAGCCGTCAAGGGGTTAGTTAGTATCAAGCCGTGTCAAGACGCTGAGGGGTTTTATGAATTTCTGTGGAGACCGCTAGATCGTACAACTGTAAGATCACATAAACCAATTGAACTTATTTTGATACCCGGAGAGACTAAATGGGTACAGCTGAAGTCGTGTGAGACTGGTCGagtgttttgtttgttgttttcttctgGAGAGAAGTACTTCTTTTGGTTGCAGCAGAAGCATCAGGGATCTGAGCACGTTAGTGAATTAAGTGTTAAAGACAAGGAAATATTGGAACAAATAGAGGGATACTTAAACTTTGTCGAAGAAGAGGGAGACGAGGCTAACGATCAGGATGTAGCGATGGGTGATACACAAGATGTTATCGCAGATGACACGCATAATAATGGCCCGGATAATGGCCAACATCATGACCGTagtgatggtgatgaaggTAACCAGGGAAACAGTCAGGAGTCTGCTCAGGCGGGAGGCCAGAATGATAACCAGGGTAATGTTCACGACGACGGTGAGGGTAAGAAGCAGGGTACTGCCCAAGAGAAGCCGGCCCATCAGTCTTCCCAACTGTAA
- the URA4 gene encoding dihydroorotase (similar to Ashbya gossypii AER098W), protein MTEVNLGVTCDMHVHARDGAMAELVTPTIPEGGISVAYIMPNLQPPVTTLERVIGYKKCLENLSPRTTFLMTLYLCEDLTPELIHEAAQAGAINGVKCYPAGVTTNSSAGVDPNDFSKFYPIFSAMEEEGLVLNLHGEKPSISGQGEDIHVLNAESSFLPALMKLHGTFPNLKIVLEHCSTEAALNAIDEINKNVTDPKDLKVVATITAHHLSLTVDDWAGHPVNFCKPVPKLPSDRRALIQAAISGKPYFFFGSDSAPHPVHNKAKHIGVCAGVFTQSLAIPYLAQVFEENKALNKLKAFVSDFPLEFYNIDRKNLKSQEEAVLYKTEQWVPEFITDDKGIDVVPFKAGEKLGWSIKWVKNSN, encoded by the coding sequence ATGACAGAGGTTAATTTAGGGGTTACGTGTGACATGCATGTACATGCAAGAGATGGGGCAATGGCTGAGCTTGTCACTCCAACAATACCGGAGGGTGGTATTTCCGTCGCCTATATAATGCCCAACCTTCAACCACCAGTTACTACGTTGGAAAGGGTGATTGGATATAAGAAATGTTTAGAAAACTTGAGTCCTCGAACGACATTTCTGATGACCCTTTACTTATGTGAGGATTTAACACCAGAGTTGATCCACGAGGCTGCACAAGCTGGTGCCATAAACGGTGTAAAATGCTATCCCGCAGGAGTCACAACAAATTCTTCTGCAGGTGTAGATCCAAATGATTTCAGTAAATTTTATCCAATATTTTCTGCTATGGAGGAAGAAGGATTGGTTTTAAACTTGCATGGTGAAAAGCCAAGTATCTCTGGACAGGGTGAGGACATCCATGTGCTAAACGCTGAGTCATCGTTCTTACCAGCACTGATGAAGTTGCACGGTACTTTCCCAAACTTGAAAATCGTGCTTGAACACTGCAGCACAGAAGCAGCTTTGAATGCTATAGAtgaaatcaacaaaaatgttACTGATCCTAAGGACTTAAAAGTGGTGGCTACGATAACTGCACACCATCTATCATTGACAGTTGACGATTGGGCAGGTCATCCGGTTAATTTCTGTAAACCCGTACCAAAACTTCCAAGTGATAGAAGAGCCTTGATCCAAGCTGCCATCAGCGGGAAGCCTTACTTCTTTTTCGGATCGGATTCTGCACCTCATCCAGTGCATAATAAAGCTAAGCATATTGGTGTATGTGCAGGGGTTTTCACTCAATCACTAGCCATCCCATACCTAGCCCAAGTATTTGAGGAAAATAAAGCCttaaacaaattaaaaGCATTCGTGTCCGATTTTCCTTTGGAATTTTATAACATAGACAGGAAGAACTTAAAGTCTCAGGAAGAAGCTGTTCTGTACAAGACTGAACAATGGGTCCCAGAGTTTATTACAGATGATAAAGGCATTGATGTAGTTCCATTCAAGGCTGGTGAAAAACTCGGCTGGAGCATAAAATGGGTTAAAAACTCAAATTAA
- the CNB1 gene encoding calcineurin regulatory subunit B (similar to Ashbya gossypii AER096C): MGAAPSKLLEDLLDDTNFDRDEIERLRKRFMKLDRDSSGSIDKSEFMSIPGVSSNPLAGRIMEVFDADNSGGIDFQEFISSLSIFSGRSDKEDKLKFAFKIYDIDKDGYISNGELFIVLKIMVGNNLEDDQLQQIVDRTIMENDVDGDGRLSFEEFKNAVETTEVANSLTLQCDI, translated from the exons ATGGGAGCAGCACCTTCTAAGCTCTTAGAAGATTTGCTCGACGACACCAACT TTGACAgagatgaaattgaaagacTGCGGAAGAGATTCATGAAATTGGATCGAGATAGCTCGGGCTCGATTGATAAGAGTGAGTTTATGTCGATCCCAGGAGTTTCTTCTAATCCACTAGCAGGAAGGATTATGGAGGTATTTGATGCTGATAATAGTGGTGGTATTGATTTCCAAGAATTTATTAGCAGTTTGTCTATTTTCAGTGGTAGAAGTGACAAGGAGGATAAGCTGAAGTTTGCCTTTAAAATTTATGACATAGATAAGGACGGTTATATCTCTAATGGTGAATTATTCATTGTTTTAAAGATTATGGTAGGTAATAATCTTGAAGACGATCAGTTGCAACAAATTGTAGACAGAACAATTATGGAGAATGATGttgatggtgatggaaGGCTaagctttgaagaattcaagaaTGCAGTAGAAACTACTGAAGTTGCAAATTCATTGACATTGCAATGtgatatataa